From a single Solanum dulcamara chromosome 4, daSolDulc1.2, whole genome shotgun sequence genomic region:
- the LOC129883992 gene encoding uncharacterized protein LOC129883992: protein MWGMTIDCIRKAATEVLGASRGIFDARQGDWWWNGEVQGKVKAKKVAYTEWLEYVDEEEKSRLKDIYKKAKTEAKSAITSAKTTIFERLYVELGGKCGDKRLCFRVGELRCGISSMRRGRAIGLDEIPVDFWQSTDKAESGGDEGGREMSISKNQFGFMSGWSTIEAIHLMRGLVEKFRERKSDLHMVFNYLEKAYEKVPRYILLRCLDAKGVWMIYIRAIKDMYARAKSRVRTVGGDLEHFPVEMELHQGSVLSHFLFALMMDELTRSI from the exons ATGTGGGGCATGACAATTGATTGCATTAGAAAAGCGGCTACCGAGGTTTTAGGGGCATCGAGAGGAATCTTTGATGCTCGTCAAggagattggtggtggaatggagaagtacaagGAAAAGTGAAAGCCAAGAAAGTTGCATATACGGAGTGGTTGGAGTACGTGGACGAGGAGGAGAAGAGTAGGCTTAAAGATATCTATAAGAAAGCGAAGACGGAAGCGAAGTCGGCAATCACCAGTGCTAAGACGACAATTTTTGAACGCCTATATGTCGAGTTAGGGGGAAAATGTGGGGATAAGAGATT GTGTTTTAGAGTTGGCGAGCTTAGATGTGGTATTAGCAGCATGAGGAGGGGGAGAGCGATCGGGCTCGATGAGATTCCGGTGGACTTTTGGCAGAGCACTGACAAggcag agagtggtggagatgagggtgggAGAGAAATGTCAATCTCAAAGAATCAGTTCGGATTCATGTCGGGGTGGTCGACTATTGAAGCAATACATCTTATGCGGGgactggtggagaaatttagagaaagaaaaagtgATCTCCATATGGTGTTCAATTaccttgaaaaggcttatgaaaAAGTTCCGAGGTATATTCTTTTGAGGTGTCTGGATGCTAAAGGTGTCTGGATGATTtatattagggcgataaaggATATGTATGCCAGAGCCAAGTCTCGGGTTAGGACGGTTGGAGGTGACTTAGAGCATTTTCCTGTTGAGATGGAACTACATCAGGGATCTGTgttgagtcattttctttttgccttaatgatggatgagctgacacGGTCTATTTAG